The Abyssisolibacter fermentans genome window below encodes:
- a CDS encoding metallopeptidase TldD-related protein, whose product MNINYDKYYNILANYNKDINIESRIESTIEVNVNQQIGNGGKEDIRQVFHHCYSGWYLGDMNGEHYYSSTIFNEKQSLEEYKERLLSFEKKPINHIYNPQVSSLFSDKSEMEDSIEQSKIIINEINKGLEKLLKEDFKIKIWIDLLVKRTKKYYFNNLGCCIALDDDELIYIELAIKGGRQNINDTLLLSKQNLSLIHEIRLWLAMVIKLYNSKFLGLKKKKYPILMSSTATGMIAHEIFGHNYEKDWGNGVAVNNNLNKLEWLNVVDDPYLSGNVLYYYDDSGIKSSQTVIIENGNEKNYLNTNIEKGFITSNSRAQDYRYPPITRMSNTYIKAGHYKEYDLDKNIGECIIIEKLYNNIRLYNNNLYLPIRLAKKIMNNGEEKYIKDTMMKITEKPLSMAKLGNEVKIKLLWCSKNGQEVVVGAGGPRIYFDYGVIL is encoded by the coding sequence ATGAATATTAATTACGATAAGTATTATAATATATTAGCTAATTATAATAAAGATATTAACATTGAATCTAGAATTGAATCAACTATAGAAGTAAATGTAAATCAACAAATAGGAAATGGTGGGAAAGAGGATATAAGGCAAGTTTTCCATCATTGTTATTCGGGATGGTATCTAGGGGATATGAATGGAGAACACTATTATTCTTCTACCATATTTAATGAAAAACAAAGTCTTGAAGAATACAAAGAAAGATTATTAAGTTTCGAAAAAAAGCCAATAAATCATATATATAACCCTCAAGTATCAAGTCTTTTTAGTGATAAGAGTGAAATGGAGGATTCTATAGAACAATCAAAAATTATAATAAATGAAATTAATAAAGGTTTAGAAAAATTGTTAAAAGAGGATTTTAAAATTAAAATATGGATAGATTTATTAGTAAAAAGAACAAAAAAATATTATTTTAATAATTTAGGGTGTTGTATTGCACTTGATGATGATGAACTTATATATATTGAGTTAGCTATTAAAGGTGGCAGACAAAACATTAATGATACATTATTGCTAAGTAAACAGAATCTATCGCTTATTCATGAAATAAGATTATGGTTAGCAATGGTTATAAAATTATATAATAGCAAGTTTCTTGGATTGAAGAAAAAAAAATATCCCATTCTAATGTCAAGTACTGCTACTGGAATGATTGCTCACGAAATTTTCGGACATAATTATGAAAAAGATTGGGGTAATGGTGTCGCAGTAAATAATAATTTGAATAAACTAGAATGGCTTAACGTTGTTGATGATCCATATTTAAGCGGGAATGTTCTTTATTATTATGATGATAGTGGAATAAAAAGCAGTCAAACAGTTATCATTGAGAATGGTAATGAGAAAAATTATTTAAATACAAATATAGAGAAAGGTTTTATAACGAGTAATAGTAGAGCGCAAGATTACCGTTATCCTCCTATTACTCGTATGAGTAATACATATATTAAAGCTGGTCATTATAAAGAGTATGATTTAGATAAAAATATAGGTGAATGTATAATAATTGAAAAACTATATAACAATATTAGGCTTTATAATAATAACTTATACTTGCCTATAAGATTAGCTAAAAAGATAATGAATAACGGTGAAGAGAAATATATTAAAGATACTATGATGAAAATAACAGAAAAACCTTTATC
- a CDS encoding B12-binding domain-containing radical SAM protein encodes MDSLLVKVPYRVSDKPVVSGFDQDTPPLGIYTLKAYLKKYGYDIKACHVINNKDLLDLKETIKLKSPKFIGLSATTYEFIQAINMAKLCKSINPKIPIIIGGPHVSINYEEALKYKEIDIVSRYEGEETLKELLENYSNGEFTNLENIKGIAFRKNDKVVVTPNREYMDLDEIPLIDYSEINRNRYKQQGVLITSRGCVGRCIFCAAASGVFGRFRERSTQNVFQDMYELYHKYGISQINILDNSFTVNKKRTHDVCNLIINNNLPIRWNCETRVEGVDKELLTLMKKAGCYSIQYGVESANDKTLANIRKGTNIKTINSSIELALEVGIEHICCNFIIGLPGDTVQTLEETFEYMRKFKASKRVHLSVSVLTPYPGTYVYNHAEDIGVNILTKDWKRYNGMDVVCETNELSAKIIREIYYKAYNEFYVTSYKEYI; translated from the coding sequence ATGGATTCACTTTTGGTTAAGGTGCCATACAGAGTTTCAGATAAACCAGTTGTTAGTGGTTTTGATCAAGACACACCTCCGTTAGGAATTTATACTCTTAAAGCATATCTAAAGAAATATGGTTATGATATTAAAGCTTGTCATGTTATAAATAATAAAGATTTATTAGATTTGAAAGAAACTATTAAATTAAAATCACCTAAATTCATTGGACTTTCGGCAACTACTTATGAATTTATACAGGCAATTAATATGGCTAAACTATGTAAAAGTATAAACCCCAAAATTCCTATAATAATAGGCGGACCTCATGTGTCAATAAATTATGAAGAAGCATTAAAATATAAGGAGATTGACATTGTTTCAAGGTATGAAGGTGAAGAAACATTGAAGGAATTATTAGAGAATTATTCCAATGGTGAATTTACAAATCTTGAGAATATTAAAGGTATAGCTTTTAGGAAAAATGATAAAGTTGTTGTAACTCCAAATAGAGAGTATATGGATTTAGATGAAATACCATTAATTGATTATAGTGAAATTAATAGAAATAGGTATAAGCAGCAAGGAGTGCTAATAACAAGCAGAGGGTGTGTAGGTAGATGTATATTTTGTGCAGCTGCTTCAGGTGTATTTGGTAGATTTAGAGAACGTAGTACCCAGAATGTTTTCCAAGATATGTACGAGCTTTATCATAAATATGGTATTTCTCAAATAAATATTTTAGATAATTCCTTTACGGTAAATAAGAAAAGAACACACGATGTGTGTAATCTAATTATTAACAATAATCTTCCTATTCGTTGGAACTGTGAAACTAGAGTTGAAGGTGTTGATAAAGAATTATTAACTTTGATGAAAAAAGCGGGCTGTTACTCAATTCAATATGGTGTTGAAAGTGCAAATGATAAAACATTAGCTAATATACGTAAGGGTACTAATATTAAAACAATAAATTCTTCTATTGAATTAGCATTAGAAGTAGGTATTGAACATATATGTTGTAATTTTATTATTGGTTTACCAGGAGACACAGTACAAACCCTTGAAGAAACATTTGAATATATGAGGAAATTTAAAGCGAGTAAAAGAGTGCATTTATCAGTATCTGTTTTAACTCCTTATCCAGGCACATATGTTTATAATCATGCAGAAGATATTGGTGTTAACATACTAACAAAAGATTGGAAACGGTACAATGGGATGGATGTTGTATGCGAAACAAATGAATTATCTGCAAAAATTATAAGAGAAATTTATTATAAAGCATATAATGAGTTTTATGTTACATCATATAAAGAATATATATAA
- a CDS encoding B12-binding domain-containing radical SAM protein has protein sequence MDILLVQVSNEQIVVKNKAEMPPLGLLYLYTNIKKHGYKSEVLDLNTCIGNIKSHLEMLIQIIKKNKPKIIGFSSFTLNYYSFKYFCNKIKKIFPQLIIFYGGCHASFTINQSMKETLADVVIKREGEETIIELLKYFINNEGQLNDIKGIAYRKGDEIIITKERPLIKELDEIPIPDRSILKPDKYKIFGTILTSRGCIGKCIFCSAEAMSGGKYRIRSSESVCEEIEMLNKEFGVKELSFIDNTFTVYRKRTEKICSLLKKLNIKWDCESRIDCINKDLLNKMVESGCQGIQYGIESGDDRVLKDIKKLLTVEQVFKVVKLTLDSGIKTVFCGFIVGHPTDTKESIMNTFTLAKKLVMAGAFVGVKISTPFPGTQLEKEIIKKKIKMKTNNWSHYNLNQPIYETPNISSRELHKLYTRQVEELTTLMQSKQFSLG, from the coding sequence ATGGATATTTTACTAGTTCAAGTTTCAAATGAACAGATCGTAGTAAAAAATAAAGCTGAGATGCCTCCACTGGGATTATTATATTTATATACAAATATAAAAAAACATGGTTACAAAAGTGAAGTACTAGATCTAAATACATGTATTGGTAATATTAAGAGTCATCTAGAGATGCTTATTCAAATAATTAAAAAAAATAAGCCTAAAATAATAGGATTTTCTTCATTTACACTTAATTATTATTCTTTTAAGTATTTTTGCAATAAAATAAAAAAAATATTCCCACAGCTTATAATTTTTTATGGAGGTTGTCATGCTAGCTTTACAATAAATCAATCAATGAAAGAAACATTAGCTGACGTTGTTATAAAAAGAGAAGGAGAAGAAACAATAATAGAACTATTAAAATATTTTATAAATAATGAGGGACAATTGAATGATATAAAGGGAATTGCATATAGAAAAGGAGATGAAATTATTATAACAAAAGAGAGACCTCTCATTAAAGAATTAGATGAAATTCCAATTCCAGATAGGAGTATTTTAAAACCTGATAAGTATAAAATTTTTGGTACAATACTCACTAGTCGTGGATGTATAGGGAAATGTATTTTTTGTTCTGCTGAGGCTATGTCGGGTGGTAAGTATAGAATAAGATCATCTGAAAGTGTTTGTGAAGAAATCGAAATGTTAAATAAAGAATTTGGAGTAAAAGAATTGTCATTTATAGATAATACATTTACTGTATATAGAAAAAGGACAGAAAAAATATGTTCACTATTAAAAAAACTAAATATAAAATGGGATTGTGAATCTCGTATTGATTGTATTAATAAAGATTTATTAAATAAAATGGTAGAATCAGGTTGTCAGGGAATACAGTACGGAATAGAATCTGGAGACGATAGGGTATTAAAAGATATAAAAAAACTATTAACTGTAGAACAAGTATTTAAAGTTGTAAAATTAACACTAGACAGCGGAATAAAAACAGTTTTTTGTGGATTTATTGTTGGTCATCCAACAGATACAAAGGAAAGTATTATGAACACTTTTACACTTGCTAAAAAATTAGTGATGGCTGGTGCATTTGTAGGAGTAAAAATATCTACCCCATTTCCTGGTACACAATTAGAAAAAGAAATTATAAAGAAAAAAATTAAAATGAAAACGAATAATTGGTCTCACTATAATTTAAATCAGCCAATATATGAAACACCTAACATTTCATCAAGGGAACTACATAAATTATACACACGTCAAGTTGAAGAATTAACGACTTTAATGCAGAGTAAACAGTTTTCTTTAGGATAA
- a CDS encoding B12-binding domain-containing radical SAM protein, whose translation MIDILFLQIPDTNTYKFSNKNRDRKMKLRMCPLGLLYLASYCREKGYNPYIIDLGIYPNREKRKEAVIKFIKENNPKVIGISSYTADYNEFRYISRVCKNTSPSTPVLFGGPHATFTYKESLETNPIDIVIRFEGEIILIEVLDYYLRSKGDLSQIEGIAYIEDGDVKVTKKKKFIQNLDILPYPARDLIDLDRYLSSGIMLSSRGCIGRCIFCTAAAMSGSTQRVRSVENIIGEVLEMYYKYKIKHLNFVDDTFTVYKERNIEFCRRLKELNLGITFDCESRVDCVDEELLKEMKAAGCVGIQFGVESGDQFVLNKINKGIDLEQVRKAVKLANKVGIEHIFCGFMIGHPEDTKESIERTIDFMMELKAKGVALGVSITTPFPGTYLYKNLQRLGCKLITNEWSNYTLDQCIFETKNLNRREIKKLHVRAGEIIYDEQSSKNRI comes from the coding sequence ATGATAGATATATTATTTTTACAGATTCCAGACACAAATACATATAAATTTTCAAATAAAAATCGAGATAGAAAAATGAAGCTGAGGATGTGCCCTTTGGGCTTATTGTATTTGGCATCATATTGTCGTGAAAAAGGATATAATCCATATATTATAGATTTAGGAATTTATCCTAATAGAGAGAAAAGAAAAGAAGCTGTTATAAAATTTATCAAAGAAAACAATCCAAAAGTTATAGGTATTTCATCTTATACTGCAGATTATAATGAATTTCGATATATATCAAGAGTATGTAAGAATACAAGTCCTTCTACTCCTGTTCTATTTGGAGGACCTCATGCAACATTTACCTATAAGGAATCTTTAGAAACTAATCCTATTGATATAGTTATAAGGTTTGAAGGTGAAATAATATTAATAGAAGTATTAGATTACTATCTAAGATCAAAGGGAGATTTAAGTCAAATTGAAGGCATTGCTTACATTGAGGATGGAGATGTTAAAGTTACAAAAAAGAAAAAATTCATACAAAATTTGGACATACTGCCTTATCCAGCAAGAGACTTAATTGACTTAGATAGATATCTATCATCAGGTATAATGCTGTCTAGTCGTGGTTGTATTGGTAGATGTATTTTTTGCACTGCAGCAGCGATGTCAGGTAGTACACAACGTGTTAGGAGTGTAGAAAATATAATAGGTGAAGTCTTAGAGATGTATTATAAATATAAGATTAAACATTTGAATTTTGTAGATGATACATTTACTGTTTATAAAGAGAGAAATATAGAATTTTGCAGAAGATTAAAAGAACTTAATTTAGGAATTACTTTTGATTGTGAATCGAGGGTAGATTGCGTTGACGAAGAACTTCTTAAAGAAATGAAAGCAGCTGGCTGTGTAGGTATTCAATTTGGTGTTGAATCAGGTGACCAATTTGTTTTAAATAAAATAAATAAAGGTATTGATTTAGAACAAGTAAGAAAGGCAGTTAAGTTAGCTAATAAAGTAGGAATTGAACATATATTCTGTGGTTTTATGATTGGTCATCCTGAAGATACAAAAGAATCCATCGAGAGAACTATTGATTTTATGATGGAATTAAAAGCGAAAGGAGTAGCATTAGGTGTATCTATTACAACTCCTTTTCCTGGAACCTATTTATATAAAAATTTACAACGATTAGGTTGTAAATTAATTACTAATGAATGGAGTAATTATACACTTGATCAATGTATATTTGAAACGAAAAACTTAAATCGTAGAGAAATAAAAAAACTGCATGTAAGAGCAGGAGAGATTATATATGACGAACAGTCTTCAAAAAATAGAATTTAA
- a CDS encoding PqqD family protein, whose product MKLTIKSKPIRCQLLWKYTEDDRVYIVYKPNCISLNLVGSLIWEYSNGDMSIEQLGELVCEEFKVNKNRVEVIDDVLRFCQNLLEKDLIYVDEFEEVI is encoded by the coding sequence GTGAAGTTAACAATAAAATCAAAGCCAATACGTTGTCAATTATTATGGAAATATACAGAAGATGACAGAGTATATATTGTTTATAAACCCAATTGTATATCCTTAAATTTAGTTGGAAGTCTAATATGGGAATATTCAAACGGTGATATGTCTATTGAACAACTTGGAGAGTTAGTTTGCGAAGAATTTAAAGTTAATAAAAATAGAGTAGAAGTGATAGATGATGTCCTACGGTTTTGTCAAAATTTATTAGAAAAAGATTTAATTTATGTTGACGAATTTGAGGAGGTGATATAA